gattcaGAATAATAAAATCAGTCCTTTTTCTACTTGGTGTCAGAGCTCCCGATCTTGGGGCTCTGTTCTGCTGCACAATCGCGTCACTGCCGCTGTCCGACCACCGTCGCTACTGTCGTTGGGGTCGTTGATAGGGCAGAAAGGTGCACCCAACACCGGCGACCACAACACCGGAAGTCGCTCCGGGAGAGAAGCCGCCACACACTGCCACTGTCGCCGGCGCGTGTAGCCCACGCGCCCACCTCTAGCGAGACCCACTTGCCGCTGCCGGCACATACAGAGTCGCAGGAGCCTCCTGAGTCTCTTCCTAGGGTTGGTGGCGACCCGTTTGGCCTATATTTGAGTAGATATGAGTTTTTAAGTTCTACTCCTTTTCTTGGTGTGACCCACACGCCATTGTCGTCTCGAAAAAAGTCATCGAAGACTCCTGATTGCGTTGTACAGAATGTCTGAAGTGAAAATTATTCCTTTGGGTCCTAATGACCTACCAAATATAGGAGGTACCTGTCGGTTGGATGGTCAAAATTTCTTACAATGGGGCCAGTTTATTCGAAGGATTCACAAGGGTCATCCAAGACTTGATCACATAGATGGAGGAGGACCAGGACCAGACAAcactcatttttcaatttgggATAATGAAGATTCATTAATTATGACTTGGATGTGGCAATCCATGATTCCTGATATAAGTAGAAATTATGTTTCATTCTTGTGCAAAAGAAATATGGGATGATTTACAAAgtactttttcattaaaaaaggatCCGACATTGAAAGCAGGGTATTTAATACAAAACAAGGCTCCCTTTTCGTATCAGAATATCATGTAATCCTGAATGGTATTTGGATGGAATTCGATTAGAACCAAACAATAAAGATGTGTAAAACAGATGTTGCCGCACTTGTTGAATTCATTGAAAAGGGAaagaatctttaaatttctccATGCCTGAATCATGAGTACGACCTAATCCGGGTACAAAtttttggaagagaaaaattaccAACTCTATCAGAAGTTATTTTTTATGGTAGAGGAGAAGAAACTCGAAGAACTGTCAAGCTTAATGGAGGGATCTCCAACACAGGCTCTGCCATGACAACTGGAAAGGAAGTCCATAAGGGAACAAATGCTGGGGGAAAGTCGTTTGAAAATGGTACTCATGGAGACTATTGTTCATATTGTAAAAGATCTGGACATACCAAGGAAACATGCTTCAAACTCCAAGGAAGAAAGAATGTTCTCGAGTGCATGGGAAACAACAAAGGGTCTACTCAAAGATGGGTAAATCATACTACCTCAGAATAGGAAGCCACCAATCAATCTAGTCCTTCACCACTACCAGATCTTGATATGAAAGCTTATAAGGAGAAACTCGAGCGCTTGGAAGCAATGGTTGAATCAATGAGTAAGCCCTCTCGATCATGTATTCTGTCCACAAAAGGTAAGATTTGTCTTAATATTGTTGGTCATGTGTCTCAAGGTATTTGGATCCTTGATTCAGGTGCAACTAATCATAAGACACCTTTTAGTGTGTCCTTCGACTCAtatggtaaaagaaataaagaacaacTTATTACAGTTGCGAATGGTCAGGATATACCTATATGCGGCTCTGAGAATATAATTTTGGACTCATCTATTGTATTGAAGGATATTTTACATGTTCCTCAATTAGCTAATTGTCTTATCTCTGTGCAAAAACTCAcaaaggatttaaattgttcaataacattttttctaaCTTATTGTGTTTTTCAGGACCTTGCCACGGGGAAGACGATTTTAACTGCTAAGGAGCAGAGTGGGttgtattttttagattttgatgACCAAAGCAACACAAAAATCATGAGTCAACAAGCTACATCCGAGACGTGGGCAAATTCCCAAATATGGTTACATCATCAAAGGCTTGGGCATCTTTCATTTAGTCTTATCAAGTCCTTGTTTCCCCGTCTGTTTACCAAAGAGTctgttgagtcttttaattgtgatatttgtcaaTTGTCAAAACACCATGGTGCATCTTAtcctattagtaataaaaagagtatttctccatttgatttaattcacttCTATTTCCGGAGCCAAATGGTTCGTTACCTTTATTGACGATTGTACCCGTCACGTGGACAtaccttatgaaaaataaatctgaagtttttcaaatttttgttaatttttccgtcttgtccaaaatcaatttggaaaaaatatcaaaagaattaggtctgataatggtactgaatatgtgaatcatgaatttctcaatcttttgtctcataatggtattgttcatgAACTAACTTGTGTTaacacccctcaacaaaatggggttgcaaaaagaaagaatcgtcatcttcttgaagtaactagagctcttctttttcaaatgtctgTTCCAAAAAATTACCGGGGAGAAGCTGTGTTAACTGCCACATATCTCATCAACAGGTTACCCACTCATATCAATGGCATCAGTCCTATAGATTCTTTATtgtcttttgttccttcttcttccctactAATGAGTCTACCTAGTCGAGTCTTTggatgtgttgtttttgttcactctcatcatccTAAGTGTGGTAAATTAGATCCCAGAGCtcttaaatgtgtctttattgggtatccttctaataaaaaagggtacaaatgttatcatccaAGTGTTGTGTCTTTATCACCATGGATGTCACCTTTCATGAAACACAATCCTTTTATGTCAGTCCAACACTTCAGGGGGAGAAAACacttgaagtggatgaactctccTTCTTGTCATTACCATGTTTTTCTTTGCAGGATGCCCAAGACCTGAGCAATGAAGCTACCATAGTCCACATTaaggaagaagacaaattttttggcaaaaattatgaaagaagaaaacaacccacttcgactctcgagcaagaaaaattgtctaatcCGAAGGTGAGGATCCTTGAAGATATCAATGAGGAGGAGGTAAGTATTACTTAGGATTTACCCATtgcattgagaaaggaaagaagatcatgtgctaaatatTCTATTTCTCAGtatgtttgcactaacaatctctATGATAAGCACAAAAGTTTTATTGCTACCATTGATGCCACATAAATTCCTACCTCAATCCAGGAGGccatgaaacttgaacattggaatcaagccatgaaagaagagatgaatgctttagaaagaaattcaacttgggagattgttgataagccaagagacaagaaggcaatagggtgtagatggatatccacagtgaaacataaggtagatgggacaatagaaagatataaagctagattggtggcaaaaggatataccCAAACATATAGCATTGACTATGAGGAGACATTTGCCCTAGTGTCAAAGATAAATACAGTTCGAGTTATTCTCGCTTTTGCTGCTCATTTTGGATGGGACTTATACCAGTTGGATGTAaagaatgcctttcttcatggaaatctagatGAGGAAGTGTACATGGAGATACCCCCAGGTTtggaagtgaaaaatgaaagaaacaaggtatgcctcctgaagaaagcattgtatggtcttaagcaatcccctagagcatggtttggaagatttacaaaagcaatgcTTTCCTTGGGATATagacaaagccaaggagatcaTACTCTATTCATAAAACACTCTTCTACAGGTAAACTCACTTTATTGCttgtctatgtggatgatatgattattgtaggagatgatgaaacaaaaaaattggcattaaaagataaattggctgcccaatttgaaatgaaagacctaggaaaactcaaatattttcttggaacAGAGGTTCCTTACTCCAAGAACggaattttcatctcccaaaggaaatatgtatTGGATCTTCTCAAAGAAATAGGAAAGCTGGGATGTAGGACCTTAACAGTTCCTATAGAGCAGAGTCACAAAATTGGAAGTGAGGAAAGTGCTCTTGTAGAGAAGGCCCAATATCAGAGATTGGTGGGAAAATTGATctatctatcacacacaagaccagatattgcttatgcagttagtgtagtgagccaatttatgcatgatccaagagagaaacacatgcaagcagttgacaaaattctccaatacttgaagtcaagtccagGAAAGGGCTATTATTCAAAAGGGAAGACACATTGACTATGAAGATATATATTGATGCTGACTATTTAGGTTCTATTACTGACAAAAAATTTACTTCTGGGTATTGTGTGTTTCTTGGAGATAGTCTGGTAACATGGAGCAGTAAAAAGCAAGATAAAGTATCCGTTCTAGTGCAGAAGCTAAATTTCGAGCtcttgctcaaggaatgtgtgaaacactatggatgaaaataattttggatGATCTTTAAAGTCAAAGTGGATAACCCGGTGCAACGACACTGTGACAATAAGTCTGCCGTGAGCATAGCCCATAATCCAGTACAACGTGacaaaaccaaacacattgagattgagagacatttcatcaaagataatctCGACAGAGGctttgtgattacaactcatgtttCTACAAAACTTTAAATagcatatatttttacaaaagagCTTCCTTCGGGTAGATTTGAAGATCTTGTAGGCAAGTTGgaaatgattgatattcatttaccaacttgagggggagtgttgtaattagagaagatatctttagaatcttcctaattagagaagatatctttagaatcttcctaattagagaaaatatatgtataattttctattttattttgtttttctattttcctttttaggagaattaaaTTGTTACAAATAGAGGACATGggaatgtattttttaagatttaaaataataaaatcagtcCTTTTTATACTGTAGTCACACATTAACCTTGTTTAATTTgcattatttgttaaaaaatttcttatcaTTCTTATAATCATATACAACTTATCTTAACATAGATATTTTCTCTCTCATACCCGTACAGGTTGATTGCTTTCACGTGTTGCGGAAAAGTGATCCCCCCTTTGTTCCATCCACAATTTTCATCAAGAGAGGACTTACTTCATTTGTATGCATCTCCCTTTCAATCTCTACTTCTCcgtttttcttatttattatataaataaattatacctGATATTTGTTTCTTGATCTTTAGTAAATGACATTTGATTCTACAGAACTAATGGAATTTCTTAGAGTAAATTTTTGGCCTTAcatgataatatattaaaagtacaGACTCCTATGCAGGCACTTTTACATGgctaatataaaataagagagaACATCAAGACACTGCCATACACAGATGTGTGTGTAACAATTGAAGTTAATTATAAGCAACATAAAAAGATCTTAAATGATAATCAAGATTTGTATGTTCATCTTCCTATTATAACGAGTCTTACAAACATGTGCTTAAGGGCTccattcttgtaaaccttgcaTTTGGTAAGGTATTGGGTAACCTGAGAATAGTGGAGGAAAAACTGATAGGAAAAGTGAAGAGGTACCGAGTGACATCGGTATAACTTACACCAGCCATTACACTATCAGTAACAACTAACGTCAACTATTACACTATCAATAActtcttacaaaatataattttttcaaaccaacTATTGGATTATAACCATATACTTGATTGTGtgttaaatttgataaaaaaaaatgaacaataaTATGGTGGTCAAATGATTCATATTGGTATATATACCTTAAGAAGTATTTATCACGTTAATATTGATGTATATAAATAGGGCATAAATAATTTTGGGTcaatctttatttttgtaatctaTGTTGTTAAGAGCCGATAGCGACCCGATAGTTGGTAGAACAATAAATCCAACATATATCAGTTTCGCTAGAATAGGTTTTAAAACATGACTGTGATATCATGTTAATAAAtggactttaaatttaattcaattttacaaaaccggtttgtaagatgaggtttgtatcaaaatatatactttaaattgctctaatctctagttgatgtgaaaCTTCTAACATATGTAAAAGGAATTTTCAATCTAGTGGTGGgttttgagaataaattttTCAATCAAATAGACCTGTTTGTTCTATaaattacacacacacacacacacaagtGAACTCCTTTAAGTGCATGAGATAAAGCATCCTacatgaatctgaaaaattcaTGAACCTTTGTTTTTAATGCGGCTACTTCCGAGATAGATCAGTTTCAATCAGAGCTTCTCTCATGGGTTCTAAATCGTTTATTCATATCTTTTTCACTAGGTCACCTTTGTAGTTACCCATTTCAATGATCCAAGAATATCAAGTGCAGATCTTAGGGATCTTCTTCTTCAGTCTATATCTGTCCTGGTGCAGTACAGGGAATATTTAGCTACCTTTGAGAGCAATGAGGCAGCCATCCAAAGGATGCCGAAAGCTTTATTATCAGCATTTGATAACAGATCCTGGACAACAGTCACGAACATACTCTTACGATTATGCAAGGGATCTGGTTTTAGTTTTTCAAAGAATGGagaatcatcttcatcatcagttcTTTTTCAAGTATGTTAACAAACTCTTTTTGTTGCTGGGTAGTTTTTGCTTGGATCAATTTCTCGTCACAAAGTTCCCTCCCTGACTCTTGATGCAATGCAGAGGTTGCTAAGGGAAGCTTGCATAAGTGAGGAAGGattgttttcatcttttctaAACCGACTGTTCAATACACTAAGCTGGACCATGACTGAATTTTCAGTTTCAGTTCGAGAAATGCAAGAAAAGTACCAGGTATGAATACATTTTTCCATCCTAGACTAAATTTGAATCTTGGTTTTAGGATCCTAAACCAGAAGAAGGTCTTCTTCTTGTGGTTCTAAGTTAGGTTCCGTAGCAGTATTACATATTCTGCATAGGTTCTGCGATTTCAGTTTCTTATGTGCTTACTTTTGTAGCTGATCcctttttctattaatttaacTTGGGTTCATTTCAAGTCATCGTGTGCATAAGATTGAAATGGTTTCTATAATTAGAATGGTAGCTTGACTAATTCAGAGTTTGATATCTCCATTCCAATAACATATTGTTGCAACGCTTCTTGCACAGGTAATAGAGTTTCAGCAAAGGAAATGTTGTGTCATATTTGATCATTCATGTAATCTTGCAAGGATTCTGGAGTTCTGCACTCGTGAGATCCCTCAAGCATTCCTGTCTGGACCAGACACTAACTTACGAAGGTTAACCGAGTTGGTTGTATTTATCCTAAATCATATTACTTCTGCTGCCGATGCTGAATTCTTTGACTTGTAAGTTTCAATCCCATGACTTCAGAAAACCCTTGCTCTAGATACCATTTGAAAATAGGGAAAATTAGGTATATGATTAATTCCTTTTGTGTAGAAAAAtaggtaatatatttataatgaagaataataaaggaaaatatatttataacgaagaataataaaggaaaatatatttataacgaagaataataaaggaaaatatGGACTAAGTTCAAATACACATAATATTGTAGCTAACAATATCATAACAACATCTAACAACTTAAATATACCGGAACTGAATGTATCCCCTCACGCACTTGCACGGATTGATACATGAGAAACTGATATTCCAAGGTTCCTTGAGAATTTGgaaccaaatgaaaaaaaatatttatcatttgatTTTTAATGAGGCTGCCctctttcttatttcttttcagGTCCGTTAGACGGCATAGTCAATCTCCAGAAAAAATAAACCGAGGCATGATATTGGCCCCTTTAGTAGGGATCATCTTAAATTTATTGGATGCTACAAATTCTGAAGAATATCGAGAAAACAATGATCTTTTAGATGTTTTCGCAAGCATGGACTGTCCAGATACTGTTCAGTATGGATTCCAATATCTTCTGGATTATAACTGGGTTAGTTGTTGTAACCCTTAATCTATGTTCTTGATTCCCTGGTATTTGgaatgtaattttttctttctgacgcgttttttatccaattttttgaaaattttaatttgatgcTATCTAATgctaaattattaataaagtcAACCCTTAAAGTTTGTTGGTACAAATCAGTCAGTTTTGCAGACTTGCATtacaatattaaaagtttatttcttgTGTCTATAATATAACCTCAACAATATCAAATGATAAGTGAGCTGTCTAAAAGTTGGTAATTCCTATACATGTCACGAATTTAGTTTTCTCTTGATCATTTGACACTATTCGGCTCTTTGATTTTCTCAGGATGGATCCTTTCGAGGGGAAGCTTATGTAGCAAAATATGAGCAGCTAGAGAATTTTCTTAGTCTCCTTACTTGCCGCACCGTATTACCACATGATAAAGTGGATAGTGTGGGAGATACAGATCTTGATGATAGGTTGTGCTGCATATGTTATGCATGTGAAGCAGATGCTCAAATTGCACCTTGTTCACACGAGTCTTGTTATGGCTGTATAACCAGGCACCTTTTGAACTGCCAAAGATGTTTCTTTTGCAACGGAACAGTGACAAGTATTATCAAATTTGCTTAGAAGATGGGTTAGGGAGCTTCTTTTTTGGTTGCTTGGTTCCTGGTGGGAGCCAGCCAGTCAGTAACTCATTATTTGCTTATTTTGTGAACTACATATATACAGAAATGGCTATTAACTGTAAAGGAaaacagaaaaggaaaaaagggagaagaaaaatagaGGGAGCAGGGTGTAATCGGGTAGGAGTTAATAGTGTTCTTGATGGTGTCGCCACAGGCGAATTAAGAATTTTGTAGGCTGTTAGAGGGTATTATGTTGTAAATATGCGATGTAAATGATAGGCAGATCATGATGTTAAACTTTAGTAAAGCAAAATGGTTAGATGCATGgagattaatttataaaaaagcaGTAAAGTTAATATGGGTGAAAAAGTTCCTTGACAAAGGTCATGTGAGTGTACAGGGATAAATTAGTACGTATCACATGGCTTATgatatttaattacaaaattagaaaatatattacaattcTAAGGAACTAAAGTCAATTCAAATTTGAGCAAGagaatttcataaatttagtttcttatgtttcttatattttaaacaaaatataaagtcaatttaacttcaaggtaatatttttatatttgtccgGAGCTTCCTAGAAATTATTAAATCATATGGGATTCACTCCTTcatttaataaatgttaaataataataatccatTTTTGAAGTTGGGCATGTCCCAGATAGTTCACCTCCTTATTGGGGCCCAAAAAGGTACAGAAGGCGAGGCCCAACTGAGTATTTTCTGAGAGAACCATTGGTGGTATATGCTATGTTTGTATCGCTCAATTCGTCTCGCAGAGAGAAGAAATGCCGAGTGCTCTGCAATTCCAAGCTTCACGCCCAAGCACCGTAGCTCCACTCACGAGGCACGTTTTTTCCGCCAACCTTCACTCACACCGTAGTCTCTCATTCACCAAACTTTCTTCCCTTCCCCAACCTCTGTACTCCTTCACCGTACAACCCTCACATCACACCTCCGCAGTCGGATCTCCGTCGCTTCAACACTGGAACCTCACCAGCCGCCACGTCACCGTTCTCAACGTCTTTTCCTGCGCGGTACCGTTCACGCTCTCCCTAAACAAACCTCATATCATCTCTTATCATTCTTCAATTTACGGAACCTGTGTGTATTGTCTCGTGCAGACGGCGGTATGTGCAACGTGGCTATTCTTCTCCGCAATTCCCACGCTCCTGGTTTGTGTTCtctatttttgtgttttgatttTGCGAGGTCTTAGTTTCTGATCCTGGGAATGTGATGTGATGTAAAGGCTTTCAAGAAAGCAGCGGAATCGATGGAGAAGCTGATGGATGCCACAAGGGAGGAGCTTCCCAACACCATGGCCGCTATTCGATTATCCGGCATGGAAATCAGTGACTTAACCACAGAGCTCAGTGATAtagggtaatttttttatttatcattaaactGTAAATCCCAATCAAGAAAACTAGTTTTATTCCTTTCACATACTTATCAGTTAAATCATCCCTGTTATTAAGCGTGCTTGCCATTAGCACCGCCATAAAACTCTTTAACAGCCTAATCATTACAAAATTTCATGACCAATGTAAAACTGATAGCACATGAGGACATGAACAACTCTTTGTAGCGATTTTTGTTCGCCTCATCCATGTGCTCATGTAGTAGTAACTGAAACTTGAAATGAACCACTGATTT
This Vigna angularis cultivar LongXiaoDou No.4 chromosome 4, ASM1680809v1, whole genome shotgun sequence DNA region includes the following protein-coding sequences:
- the LOC108331447 gene encoding uncharacterized protein LOC108331447 isoform X2; this translates as MPSALQFQASRPSTVAPLTRHVFSANLHSHRSLSFTKLSSLPQPLYSFTVQPSHHTSAVGSPSLQHWNLTSRHVTVLNVFSCATAVCATWLFFSAIPTLLAFKKAAESMEKLMDATREELPNTMAAIRLSGMEISDLTTELSDIGQEITQGVRSSTRAVRLAEERLRRLTTVPSSGNDQFERRG
- the LOC108331447 gene encoding uncharacterized protein LOC108331447 isoform X1; this encodes MPSALQFQASRPSTVAPLTRHVFSANLHSHRSLSFTKLSSLPQPLYSFTVQPSHHTSAVGSPSLQHWNLTSRHVTVLNVFSCATAVCATWLFFSAIPTLLAFKKAAESMEKLMDATREELPNTMAAIRLSGMEISDLTTELSDIGQEITQGVRSSTRAVRLAEERLRRLTTVPSSASLQGTINSKGEDSDEPAVARTARGVREGIVKGRAMLQMFFTFTQFSRFALKFISGRRKLSS